In Thermodesulfobacteriota bacterium, a single window of DNA contains:
- a CDS encoding response regulator, translated as PKVDGLEVLRRVKSDERTKATPVVVLTSSREERDVVESYKLGVNSYMVKPVDFDQFIQAVSQLGLYWLLLNQPPR; from the coding sequence ACCGAAGGTGGACGGGCTTGAGGTATTGAGGAGGGTTAAATCAGACGAGAGGACAAAGGCGACGCCGGTGGTGGTGTTGACCTCGTCTAGGGAGGAGAGGGACGTGGTGGAGAGTTACAAGCTCGGGGTGAACAGCTACATGGTGAAGCCGGTAGATTTTGACCAGTTTATCCAGGCAGTCTCTCAGCTAGGGCTTTATTGGCTACTGCTA